The genomic window AAAAGGAATACTAATATCTTATAGCGTCCTGGTTTCGGCGGCAGATTTGAATGAGCACAATTAACCGCATGCCTAGATCTCTGAAGGAGGAAGGACCAACCCTAACCACTTCCCCTACTGGCAAGCGATACAGAATACACAGGCGAAACGACTCTGGAATACTCTGGTTTACCATAACTCATCCCAATGACTATAACAGGAAACCCTGGGGAGCCACTGAAACAGAACCTATGGGACATTTTTACACTGGAAAGGTGCAATATACAAAAGAAAGggtgaaaaaactttgtttaaaatttttttattcagaaaaatacTGGATTTCACTCTCTTCGTACTCCTCACTTTCACAATAGGCCTCAATAGCAGCTTCAGCAACAGGAATACGGCTTTTGCCGTAGACTCTCTGCCGCGACACACGGAACCACTCCCCCATGCTCCTCGATACTGATGCCAGGTCCATGCTCAGGCCAACAGCACCCTTACTTCTCACTACATCTGTGAAATAACAATTCCATGTCAGTCAATGGTAACATGCAACACAAGAAAAGAAACTGCTGAAGTTACAACATTGTTAATTTCACATCAAATCTTGATTGGGGAGTGCATATTGATAAGGTGGTAGGGAGATCATTTATaaccctgcattgggtcatgcagaatataaaagagagcaaaaagaaacaaaaaaatggccTACATGACCAGGGTTCGACCTGTTTTTAgtaagaagtgtgcatcacttattgagTAATTACATATTGGTCTAAAAGGGAGAGTGAAATtgggtcaatattcatttttagttgtattatattagaatttatgtatttatggattgtttgaaattggtttattgggaaaatgttaaagcattagtagtatgagattagaattagtgtattattttaacCATAAATATCTATTGTTTCTTAACTTTGCATTatatagaaacttggtatgtacacatttgttattcatgtacatctaatgctgccaccagtcAATTGCCTACTTTCAgctatgtataataataataactaatggAAACTTACCAAATACCACATTGAGGGTATTCACGAATTCCCTCTCGAATGCTATTTTATTTGTAGCCCTCCCCTTCATACAAAATAGCATGCTCATCTCCTTCGTCATGAGTAAGGAGCACATATCATTCACTGTTTTATTCAGTGCCCCAGATAATGTCTGATTAGTGACATTCCTCATTAACATGTTTGTGGAGCGATCCCTCAAGTATCGAAACTGTAAGACATAAGATCATACATATTAGTGTACCATATGACCGGCAGCCCCCAATGCTAACAGCATGTGGCAAGGTAGAAAAGGCGATGTCCAAAAAGCATTTGGTAAACCTACCAGGAACTTCCTGTAGTCTACACTTCTTCCCAACTCCACCTCCACCATCCTGAGCTCATCCACTGTTTGGCATGGAAGAGAGTGCCACTCTTCCAATTCATTGTTACCGATATCATAACTGCCACCAGCAGTTGTGCCATCATCAGTACTAGCCAGAGGTAAACTCTGCAGTCTCAACGACAGGGCATCTATTTTCTCACTCACAGCTAAGCCATCTTTGGTGATGGTCTTTGATATGGAtgttaattgttttttaatatcaGCCAGTTGCATGTTGATGTCTTTAAACAtatctgaaatataaaataaattttgtgtcaTACATTTTAGAAATACATGACGCGGACTTGACTGACATAGGCTTCGTTTCACTTCACTAAGTCCTTACCCTTTACTAATGGATCCATTTCTGTGCGGCAGCCTAGGTTGGGCAACTCACCAATGCCCTCATTAACCTGCTGCACAACAGTTGCAGCCGGTGGCTGGCCCACTGCAACTTTAGCCTTGGCTGCAACGTTCCTATTGATTGCTAATGCACAAGAAAAGAAGAGAAGATCAATGAATAAGAAATACTTCGTAGACACTATTCTTATATAACACCTGGATGAAAAAAAACAGAGTCCTTAACAAACAGGGAACTCACTGGGAGACTCCACGACTGCCCGCACTACCCTGGCTTGTTGCTCCACCACATTATCCTTTGGTGTTGCCTTTTTCTTTGGGATAAATCCCACCGGGTGAGTTTGTGAAGGATTGGCCACAGTATTCCTATGGGTGGCTAATGTATAAGAAAAGAAGTTTGATGAGATATAAGAATAAACATCCCATAAAGATACCTCATCCTTACAAACAAAAGCAGAATCATAAACAACAAGGCAACTTACTTGTCATAGCTGAGCTGTATTGCATCCCAAGTGGGTTTTTTGGCTCCCTTCTTGCACCCATTGTTTGAACACCAGGCTCGGATGAAGATGCTGAGACAGATCTTGCTATGGCTCCAACCGCAGCCTTAGGATGAGGCCTAGGCAACTGGCTTCTCCCAGGGACACCAGGCCTGTACGAAGTGGACGTATGCACACCCACTGATGGTTCTGACGAAAGAGGTGAATGCAACATTTCAATAAAGTGCAACAGGTCTAACAAAGACCTATCAACTATCTCTTAAAGACATATGTACCTGGCGAATGAGGAGGATCACTAAGCCAACCATTATCTTCGTCTACACTCGTATCAGTGATGGGCTCGCTTGGGTAACGgatatttttagttttccttttccgcttcctctcctcaccagCCATGCTCTCCAATACCACCTCAAGGTCAGTGTCGCTACACTCAGCAGCCTTGCGCTCTACACTTACTGCTTCCAAATAAGAATCTGtggaaagtttttaattaaaagattTATGGTCCAAGTGGAAATCTATGCACATGACGAAAACCATGCTCATAATGAAAAGTAAGCACTACACACAGATACATACCAAAGGTGGGGGAAACAAACTTCACCCCCAGCATTTCCCAGTTGTCCTTGGGAGCAACCTCTTTATGGATCAGTCTGCTCATTGCAGCCCAGGAGTACCCAGGGGGTGGGTACCTTGTTACATTCTCACCAACTATCCAGCAGGCTGGAATTGTCTGGACAGTGACGTCCTTGAAATCCCGGTGAGGTAAAAACTCAGCCACCACAAATGGCatcctgaaagaaaatattgtatgtaaagaaatatagaaaataaaaaaaaacacaggcaAGACAACATAGTTTCAGTTACCAAAAATGCAAAGGGCAATGCCGACGATCATCCTGCGAAGGTTTCTCCAGCAATGTCCGTGAGTGCAGTTTTCCGGGAATTTGGCAAAGGTATTGGTGAAGGTGAGCAGCTAACATCCAAGGAAGATTATAGAAAATGGAAACCATGTCCACCCCATCAGTATTCTGCAGAACAATGGAAAGTACTATGTGGGGTGGAAGCAGAATTTATGAACTGTCTTCGCTCACTAAAGATGAACACCTGTAGTTGCCGGAAAACTGCACTCAACACTGATGATCATTATACATCAATGATGGAGGAGCTCACTAATATAAAAAGATTGGCCATCAGATTCATCAAGTAAGGGGATACACATTGCCTTCCTTTTAATACTCTTCACTGGCCACAAACGTGATGCTGTCCATCCCCGAGCTACATATATTCCCACATTCTTGGATGAAGAAGGTACTTCATAAAAGCTAGTAACATCACTGAAAGCTTTTCCAACAATTTGCACTTCAGTTCCTTGTGTGGCAATTAAAGTGATAATAACAATTTCACCGCTATCAGTAACCACACAGTTATCTGGTTGTTGGTCTGAAAATAGTAATGAGTTTAACTCATATTTGCTGTAACAAGGAGGCTGCAAACCAAAAGGGAGAACTCTTGGGATCCGCCAGCCTGCATGAGGCCTTGTCTTTGACTCCCTTATACGGTGATTAAACAAAGATGCCTCTTCAATGCGTCGCACAATCTGAGGAAGAGGAAGGTTTGGCTTCCGCACCAGTCTCTTTATTTTGCCTAGTGCATTCTCAAATTTAAAAGCACTAAATTTATCGACAGGCCCATGTAATCTTACATCATCTGCCAGATGGAGTAGTCCATGCACATTATATGATAGATGTTGCCGGCCGTACAATACACCAAACTTCTTCACAAAGTATTGAAGGAGGGATTTTGAATAATCTAAATTAACAAGGCAATCATTCCTGGCCAACAGTCTTAGGGCATAATGGAgagccaaaaaatgtttgtaaacattaATGTTTACAATATCTTTCGTTAGCAAGGGCCCAGTATACAGGAGAAAGGTACGAAATTCGGTAGCTTTCCACCGCTGCAAATGAACCAAAGATCTTGGTTTCCGTGAGAAATCTGCAGGTACACCTTGAGTGATGACAGCTACCCTCTCATTCAAAGATGCCACTTTTGCAGCTGGTAGTCTAACAAGGAGACTCCCTTTTACCCAAGCTAGAAGTATCTTGCGCATAACCCCTAGGCACACCAAATGCATATATTCGAACGGGAATTGTGAAACCATCTTTACCTCTGGAATGTCTAACAGTGGGGAATGCCCAATGTGATGGTCTTCATCTAACCTTAGGCGGAATGTAGCGTCAGACCTTAGAGGGGAACTAAGTTCATCGAACACCACTCTATTTTCCACATATTCCCCCTGTGAAGTGCACTTGCCACAACCAGAGTATCCCGTGTGTGATTTGATTTGGGCAACAAATGCACGAGCAGGGGCATCACAAACATAGCATGTGACATCAACACGAAAATCGTCACCGTCACAATTGATGCCACTTGTTTTAAGTTCCCTCATCTCCTGGACATAGTCATGCAGAAACTCAGAGCACGAAGTGGGTTTACCATTGCCATGGAAAATGCCCACAGGAAAAGGTGGGATTACCGGAAAGTCTTCCAAGCACATCAAAATAACCCACACCTGACTGCTGGAGCTCTTTGCAAGAGGAAGGCCATCGACATTACACTGGAGTCTTAAGACTTGAATGCCACGAACATCGGGAGATTCTCTGATTATGCGCAATAAGTTCTTTTGCACTCCTATATGGCTGTAAGTACCACCACCAATGTGCTTGACAATAGAGCTACGCGGCGTTTTCAGCAAAGTTCTGGAGTCTGAGGGCAGGTACGTGAAACAGTGATGTCGTTTCAGCAACGTTAATAACTCATTGCATTTCCTCATTGAAACTCCTTCACTTGCCCATTCTGAAAGACCTTTTCGGAATTCTCCCAGATCGAAATTATCGTCTAACTCCGAATCTGACGTGGAGAAATCACTGCCTCCGTTTGCAGCTTCCTCCCCAGGGCTAAGGTCACCAGAATCGTCCTCAATGTCAGTGGGGTTACAATTACTTCCCCCTAAACTCTCAGCAGGTTCAAATTCATCAAGGACTTCACTGTCACTGTCTACGTCATTGTCACTATGCTGAATTGTGGAAGAGAGGTGTCTTTTATGCCTTCCCGAACATTCACTGTACGGCTTGTACCTACGATTCGGCATCGTTGACGCAACAGCAGTGAAGTAGTGTAGTCAAGATATCAGAGGAAAGAGGCAACTGCTGAATCAACCGCTTAAGGCGAACCTGccgatacaaaaaaatatactgtcATTCTACCCGACTACTACCTACGTGCCACATTTACCCAAATAATAACAAaagcagggttgataaaaatctgattttatttcaacaaaatcatttttgatgattttttaaaatcagattttattgatttaaatcgaattttattgaaataaatgaaatttatgattctccattcaaaaaatttcagttatttgcaaaactaactatttgggcagcatattggagaatgatcgtttgcagaaacaatatgaggcaacatactctaaacttaatacaacatttagtcgaTCAGGGGAGGGAACTATGGAAATGtgaatggtatcaaattaaaaattatgtcgccataatataaaattgccatttggAAGTATCatatgtgctatattatgcgatTCTAGAGCatatgaagttttaaaaaattctgcatctttgtatggtgcctacgcttaggagttaaatcagaaaacaattttttttcaatggatacactagtattctaaccaaagccttttttttaaatttcatgttacaTGTATTCCTACGGTATCATTTCTATGTAAGAGCCAGCATTGTGCtcataactgtcgattcattgtattaattaagaaataaaaatcaaaattatacactcacagcttccttttcttgactctttaaaaatcaaaaatatagatcacattatggttaaaatcacctgattttttaaaataaaaataaagtgatttaaatcaatcaaccctgaacAAAAGACTGCAAATTATTCACTACGGTGACTGTGGGAAAAAATACGGTAATCCATAGCCAACAGAAAGCTACTTTCTGAGATTTATTTCTACAATGTGTGTATTGCAATTATTGGTGAAGCACGTAGGTAACTTAAAGGACATGTTCATGGTTAAGGACGTATAGGACATGGTTCAAGGACATGTATGGTTATATGGAAAGGCATATTCAGCGAGTTACGAAACATCCCGTTCAAGCAAAATTACGCTGCAACTGTGAATGTCGGTGACAGTAAATCTTAATCGAATGACCTATTTCGTTTGGATCTTCacaaatcttacaattagtactcattattacttatttctaacttatttcacattctgaACAACCCGACACAATAATTATACTGTTAACTGAATATTTATGAGGCAGGTAGCAAGACAGTTAGTGAAGGAAGTTATGGATTGCTTTCAGGACATAAATCTATGGACACTCGAAATAAATCTCGGAAAGACGTTTCTCGCTACACACATATTTAATTCACTATCACAGAGCGAAATCAAAATCGAAGGCCGAAGAGAAAAGACGGATGATTAATCATTCCAGAAGTATATATGGTTTCACTGTTTCAATTTGAATGCAAGCATTTGGTGTACGCTGATGCTTTCAGCCatggtgaaaggaaatatttgcctTACCAACCTCAAGTAACAATTAGATAAAAGTTTACCAAATAGAATAATTATTCCCAGCATTGCACGTGATTTTCAAACACACTCCCACCATACCATCAAAAACTGAAATTACGCGTCATATTATATAGGTATACAAATGCATAATCTGTAAAATATTCGACACTTACCTCAGACTTTCGCGGGAGCTTGAGACACGAGCGGTGCGAAGATATGTGGCCAGAAGAGTCCTCTCCTTGATATCTCCGATTACCCTCCGTAAAACCGCACGCTGCAAATTTCTCCGAAGATTACCACGAACACAAATGGAAGAGCCTTGATAAAATTTGAAGTCCTGCTCCAATGTGCTTCCCCTTCAACTTACCACGTGTGAGCTTAAATAAGAGTTCA from Ischnura elegans chromosome 13 unlocalized genomic scaffold, ioIscEleg1.1 SUPER_13_unloc_3, whole genome shotgun sequence includes these protein-coding regions:
- the LOC124172944 gene encoding uncharacterized protein LOC124172944, encoding MDPLVKDMFKDINMQLADIKKQLTSISKTITKDGLAVSEKIDALSLRLQSLPLASTDDGTTAGGSYDIGNNELEEWHSLPCQTVDELRMVEVELGRSVDYRKFLFRYLRDRSTNMLMRNVTNQTLSGALNKTVNDMCSLLMTKEMSMLFCMKGRATNKIAFEREFVNTLNVVFDVVRSKGAVGLSMDLASVSRSMGEWFRVSRQRVYGKSRIPVAEAAIEAYCESEEYEESEIQYFSE